In Leptolyngbya sp. NIES-2104, the genomic window GATTGGATTAACCGCAGTTGCGATCGCTTTCGTCATCACACCGTTCCAAATCACGCGATTGGCGTTTTGTTCGCGAATGGAGAGTTTGCGCTGGAGTAAGCGATCGTGAACGTCATCTGCAAACAGCATCGAATTCAGGGCAACTAAAGATTTTCCTTCTCGATGCAAGACTTCAAGGATTTTCAGTTTGAGATCTTGAACTTGCGGTTCTGTTCTAATCATTTGCGGGGACATGCGACCATCAGGACGTTTGACCGCTCGTGCAACTAGTGGAGAAGCCGCCGCCATCACGATTTCATCGGGTGAGAGCAGTTCTTTGACGCGCTCATCGCGGATTTTTTGATAGATGCTCATGCGATCGGCATCGGGGTATTGATCAATCTTGTTGAACACTAAAATGATCGGTTTCCCAACTTCGCGCAGTTCTGAGAGTGCTTGAAATTCGACTTTGGTGATGTCACCGGAAACAATAAAGAGTAAGAGATCGGCTTGTTGAGCAACTTGACGCGCTAAGGCTTCTCTGGCTTCGCCGTTGACTTCATCGATTCCAGGAGTGTCAATTAATTCGATTTGAGAGTTGGTAGTACTGGGGAGTTTGACGCGCAGGATTTCTTGATCGCTGCCCTCGATCGCTTCAGTTGCCACAGTCCACTGAGCGGATTGCTGCGATCGCGTCACGCCATGAATTGCGCCTGTTTCAAAAATTTGCTGACCGAGTAACGCATTGAGTAACGAAGACTTACCGCGCCCGACCATTCCAAAGGCTGCGATTTGAACCACGAGACGATCGAGCTTTTCTAGCATCGTCCCTAGTCCGTGAATTTCTGACTCCAGCCCCGATCGCTCTTGATCAGTTAAATCGAGATTTTCAACTAGCTCCCGTAGCGTCGTTTGAGCCTGTCGATAATTTAGCTCAGCTTGGATCTCATCGAATCCGGAGATCGCTTCGTCTAGCTCCTCATCCAAAGGTTTGCCAGTATCGGAAATGGAGTCAGTCATAAATTCACGGGAGAAGTAATCTGCACTCCTCACATCCTAGCAATGCTGCCGATAAACGGTCTGAGACCAAAAAATCGATCCTTATGACAAGAATCGACTGATACCGTTAGCGGTAGCGGCGATTGCGTCGGGCGACGATCGCTTTGCGCTTGCGCTTTTCCAGCGGGGTTTCAAAATGACGGTGCGATCGCAGATCTGCCAAAATTCCAGCTTTTGAGACTTGGCGCTTAAAGCGGCGCAACGCTGAATCGATGCCTTCGTTTTCTCCTAAAACCACTTGGGTCATGCTTGATCCTCCAATTAAATTCAGATTTGTAGATTCCAACGGACTAAAAATCGCTGTCCACACGGCTGTTCTTGTACAGAACAAGTATGCACAGCTTCTTAAAGAACGCGCAACCTACCATCATGAAGGTTAGCACAAATCTCATCTAAGAGCGCATTAACTGATTCACAAAACACAGATTCAAAGCGCTGAAGTTTGTACTGAGTGCGAGTTGTAGGTTTTCCATTGCGGCAATCAGCCACTGAACGCGATCGCGACTGTAGCTTTCATAGTGATGAAATAAGATCGAAAATCGCTTTTCTAAATAAGGCTTCACCCGCCGACACAGTAGAACAATTTGAAGTAAAAGCTGCGTGGTTGAAGTCGCCCCTAAATTCGAGAGGAGATCGACAAAAACAAAATGCTGGGGTCGATGGACGCTCTCGACAACGAGGAAGTTTAACAATTGGCTGCAAGTCCGCACCATGAGGAAATCGGTGAGCGGCTGTGAGTCGCTTTGTGGATAAGTATTGATTAATAAGTTGCCAAGTTGCTGATTGAAATGGCGCTTTCCGTAGGCGGGATTCACACTATTTGTGAGGTAGTGGTATAGCTCAGCTTTGAATTCTTTGTACGATCGAACTTCCTGGCAATGGGTTAAAAATCGCTGTGCCACCTCGCGGCAGGTATCGTTTCCGTTTACTTTTCCGGTGAATTGATGAAGTGCAGCACTGAGAGAGCGATCGTCTAACAGAGTTGGATTCTGTACCGGGTGAATTTCACGATCGCTAGAATTACGCCGTACCTGATAAGTCACATATTTAGACAGGTCAATCTCGAATTGCTTTTGTCGATCGGCTTGAAGTTGTCGGATCGAAACTTGTTGAATGTCAGGGGTTCCCTCAGCGACAAGGCAATGTTCGTACAGATAAGGATAGCGACGGATGAGCGTGTCAAACGACTCGGTTTCGGTCGGCGCGGGCTGTAGAACGGTTGCGAGACGTTTGAGAGTGAGATATTGCTCAGTTTGTTGAAACTCCTGAATGAGAGTGCGCTGCTGTTTGATGATGCGCGATCGACCAAAATCTGCGGTAACTGGACGGGTCGGAGTCGAGTCGAATGAAGAAATCAGTTCTGCGATCGCGCTCTGATGTTGAGGGCGAGACTGCCAGCGGTTGATCAGAATATGGCAGCAGCGATTCAGGATAAAACGAAATTCTTGCGCGGAAGTGCTGGACTGAATTAAGCGATCGAGGTCTTGCTGAAAAGCGAGGTCTGGATAGCCAGTTCCTTCGACAAACAAGAGGCGAAACCGCTCGTTCAAGGCTTGAGGCGATTCAGTTTGAACCAGATTTAGTAAATGATCATAAAGTCGCTGTTCTTCTGGCGTAATTCCGCGACTTTGATAAATCGATCCAGCATTCATGGTTTCAGCACTCCTCAACCCCAGACTTCAGGAACATCAATTAGATAGGAATCGGACTCGACCGGGGCAAGGTCAAAGTATGGCGATCGTAATGAAATCCGTGAAGACTCAGTGTAACCTGTGTCACTTCATCAAGACTTTACACAAAGATCCGCATTGTCTTCACGTAGCTTTTACTACCGCTCCTGTTTCTAGTTTTCCGCGATTAATGGTTTTGATCCGGATCAGTACCGAGAATCTACCTACGCTTCAAGAATATTAAGCGGAGCAAGAAAATTTTTCAAACGTCACTATGCCAGTTCGTTCAGGACTTCTCGTTTAGTGGCATGAGAAGCCGCGATCGCGCCGACTTCCCCGATCAGTTCATCTGAAACACCAAGCGATTTTAGGGTTGCGACCAAGTTTTCAACCACTGCATCAAAATGAGCGCTACTCAATCCGCTATTTTCCACAAGATGCTGATGCCTCACGAAGCATTCTGCCGTCATATCCAGATGATCCCCCAAAAGCGTAGGTGAGAAATGCCTTCTGATGCTGTCGCTGTTTCTGCATATCGACACCCGTAAAGAAGTGACTGATGCGATCGTCGTCTAAAACTCGCTGATAAAACTGATCCACAGCAGCCTCGATCGCAGCTTTCCCACCGAGCTTTTCGTACAAAGTCGCCATACACTCTCCAAGTTTTCAACAAGAATAGATCGACTTGGGAGCGAATGCGGTGTTTTCAGAAACAGACATTTATGCCATTACAGGATGGAAATAAAAGGCAAGTCCGAGAACTAGATAAGCTGCGAGTAATAACGTTCCTTCAAGCCAATTCGATCGACCATCTGAGCTAATCGAATTTGTAATCAAGACCGCGACTGCAACCGCAACTAATTCAAATGGATTGAAATCGAGATCCATCGGCTGCCCAATAAACCAACCGACGATGACCAACACTGGAGCGACAAAGAGCGCGATTTGCAAACTTGATCCCACGGCAACCGAGAGTGACAAATCCATCTTGTCCTTCATTGCTACGGTTACAGCGGTCGCGTGTTCTGCGGCATTTCCAACGATCGGCAACAGAATTACTCCGGTAAACAGCGCTGTCAGTCCTAGTTTCTCAGTTGCAACTTCCAGACTATCGACGAGCAATTCTGATTCGATCGCAACAAAAATCGTACAGACCAGCAGCACGATCGACCACAGCGCAATATTTGGCTTCTTGCCGTCATGTGACAGATTCGCTTCTGCAAGTTCTTCGTTCCCACTCTCTAAGGTTCCCACGTCATACAAATACGTGTGAGTCTTCATCGAGAATAAAAGCGTGAGAGCGTAAACCGTAATCAGCACGATCGCGACTGCCACCGAGAGCGTTTGTAAAGTCTTCGAGTCAATTCCACTTGAAGTGATATTCACCGCTGTTGGTAACAAGAGCGCGATCACGGCAAGATTCATTGAGGACGCATTGACTCGTGCCACGATCGGCTGAAATTCCTGCTCTTTGTAGCGCAATCCGCCAAGCAGCATCGACAAGCCCATCACCAAAAGTAAATTACCAATGATTGAACCTGTAAGGCTGGCTTTTACGACATCCACAAAGCCCGCATTGAGGGCGACTAAAGCGATGATTAACTCCGTTGCATTGCCAAAGGTCGCATTCATCAAACCGCCTAATGTCGGACCGACTACCACGGCGATCTCTTCGGTTGCAGTGCCCATCCAGGCGGCGAGCGGTAAGATCGCCACAGCAGCCGTTCCAAAGACAACAAGCGCTCCCCATTCGAGGTAGTGAGCCGCGATCGACACCGGGATCATCACGAGTAATGCTGTAAAAACCGTATTCTTGACTGACATGCGCGTTTCGAGAGTGAGGGTTTCGTCCTCAATAGGATACTCACGATCGACGCATTTCGGCAGAGGAATTCCGGATCATTCATCACAAAAAATAAATTTTGGTGGCGCGATCGTAAACTCACATACAAAATTCTTAAGGGATTCTAAAAATCAGTTCAGAGTACGGTTCAATCGAAAGAGATGATTGCAGGACGGTGGATCGGAGCCATTCAATTCATCAATCTGCTTTCACATCAGCATTGTCACAATCTAGCTCTGGCGTGGATTCCACTGGACTCTGAGCTAAGTTGTGGTTTTTTCAGTCTTGTTATGGTGGGATTGCTCGTCTCAGCACGAAGCTGCCTCCGCTCTAGTCTTTTTCTGAGTTTGATACCGTCTGCTGACTCTGCGATTTGGAGATATCGCAGATGAGCATATTTTCAATGTGGAAATTAACCCATGACTTCACTTTCTGATACTTCCTCCCGTTTAGTGCCTGTCGATTTGAATGCTCATGATCCCGTTAGCGATCCCCTCAATACTGCGATCGGGGTTTACGTCACGGTTCACGGGCATTTCTATCAGCCACCCCGCGAAAATCCGTATTTAGATGCGATCGAGCGTCAACCGAGTGCTGCTCCGTTTCACAACTGGAATGAGCGGATTCATCACGAGTGTTATCGCCCGAATGCGTTCGCCAGAGTGCTAAACGATCAGGGTCAACTCTTGGGGATCGTTAATAATTTCGAGTATTTAAGCTTCAATATTGGTCCGACGTTGATGAGTTGGATTGAGCGGCACGATGTTGAGGTCTATCAGCGGATTGTGGAAGCCGATCGTAAAAGTTGCGATCGCTTAAACGGGCATGGAAACGCGATCGCGCAAGTTTACAATCACATCATCTTGCCGCTGGCGAATGAACGCGATAAACGAACGCAGATTCGCTGGGGAAAAGCGGATTTTCGATCGCATTTCGGACGTGATCCTGAAGGGATGTGGTTGGCTGAAACTGCTGTCGATTACCCCACAGTAAAGGTGTTGATCGAAGAGGGGATCAAGTTCATTGTGCTGGCTCCATCTCAAGCAGAACGGTGCAGAGAGCAGAATGATCCCCACTGGCAAGAAGTCGGCGGCGGACAGATTGATCCGACTCGTCCGTATCGTTGTTATTTGCGATCGAATGATCCCGACTCTCCGTATATTGATGTTTTCTTCTATGACGGTCCGATTTCTCGCGATATGGGATTCGATACGGCTCTGAGCAGTTCACACCATCTTGCTAGTCGATTAGGTCAAGCGGTTCGCGGGGATCATCGCCCGACTCAGTTAATTTCAGTTGCAACCGACGGGGAAACCTTCGGACATCATAAAGGAGGTACTGAGAAATGTTTGGCGTATGCGTTTACCAAAGAATTCTCTAACCGGGATTGGACGGTGACGAATTTCGCGCATTATCTCAGTTTGAATCCGCCGACTTGGGAAGTTGAATTGAAGCCTGTGACGGCTTGGAGTTGTTCGCATGGAGTCGATCGCTGGCAAGAAGATTGTGGATGTGGTGGGGGCGGTTTGTGGCATCAGAAATGGAGACGACCGCTCAGAGAAGCACTCGATTGGTTGCGGGATCAGTTGATTCGGGTGTACGAGGAAGAAGGGAAAAAGCGATTTAATGATCCCTGGCTGGCGCGGGATGAGTATGTCCAAGTGATTCGCGATCGCGCTTCTGTGCAAAAATTCCTCTCTCGCCATCAGTCGCACAAATTGAGTAATGTCGATCGCCTAGATGCGCTTCGTTTGCTCGAAATGCAGCGTCACGCACTCTTGATGTATACGAGTTGTGGCTGGTTTTTTGAAGAGCTTTCCCGACCAGAAGGAGTTCAGATTCTCCGGTACGCCTCACGCGCTTTAGAACTTGCTGGAGATGTATCAGGTATTCAGCTTGAGAAAAATTTCATCAAGCGACTGACATCGGCTCCGAGTAATGTCGATTGCTTCAAGAATGGCGCGGAAGTTTACCGGCAGTTGGTGATCCCCGCGCAAATCACTTTCGAGCAAGTTGCAGCACACTACGCGATTTCGTCTTTGTTTACTTCTTACTCACGGGAGCAGCGCGTTTATTGCTACACCGCGAATCAGTTAGATTATCAGATTCAGCGAATGGGATCGGTGACACTCGCGATCGGGCAACTCCAGCTAACGTCAGAAATCACCCGCGAAAGTCAGCATTTCGTCTTCGCGGTATTGCATCTGTGCGGTTGGGATTTCCACTGCTGCATTCAACCGTTTGCAGGGCGGCGGAGCTATACCCAAGTGAAAGAACAGCTTTTCGAGGCGTTGAATCATGGTAGTGCTGCCCAAACGATCCTAAAAATGAATCAAGTGTTTGGAGATGTTGCTTACAGCTTGCAAGACTTGTTTGCGGAAGAGCGGCATCGAATCATGCGGTTACTGAGTCAAGAGACTTTGACGCGGTTGGATCAGCTTTATACGCAGGTTTATCGCGATAACTATGGCGTGTTGATGGCATTTCACCGGGATGAATTGCCAGTGCCGCAAGAATTACAAGTCGCGGCTGAGATCGCATTAGGGCATCGATTGTTGTTGACGCTGCGATCGCTTGAACAAGATTCGGATGAGCCAGATGCGGTGATGATGCACTTGGGGCATTTGGACGCGATCGCAACTGAGGCGATTCATTTACGCTGTCATCTGCAACAGCCCGAAGCCCGCGAGATTTTACAGCGATTTATTGAGCGATCGCTGTGGGTGCTGTTTAACGAGAGTGAGATCGATGGGGCGGAGACTCAGATCCGCGTTCTAGAGCGGTTGATTGTCCTGAGTGGGCAGTTTGAATTGGGTGTTGCTCTATCGAAGAGTCAGGAACTGTTTCATCAGTGGTTAAATCGGTCGCCCTCTCTTACGCCTGCAATTCGAGGTTTGGCTGAGAAATTAGCGATCGTGATTTAGCGAGGTCTATCCGGGGCAGGGCTTTGCTTCGGATAATCAAAAATTGGTTCAAACTTTATTAGATAAGTCGCAATTCTTTGGTTTCCGTTCCTAATTAATGAGTTAAAATTTCTCCCAGATTTTGCCTGAATCTCTAGAAGAAGACCAGAGTTTATAATCTTGCGTTCATTCAAACGTGGTGGGATTTAGTAAGTTATCGACAGGTTAAGCAGTGGCTTCTCGCATCTGCCGATATCGCAATTATTAGCAATGCACTTTCAAAGAATCAACCCCTTGAAAGTGCTTTTTCGGACATAAATTTGGACAAAAATATCGTAATTTCGACCTTTTATTTTAGGACGCAATTCGAGTTCAATAACATTAGAAACGGGTGATTCTACCTAACGATTAGCGATCGCGCATTGTATTTGTTAGGGAGTGTGTTCCATGTCGAAAAGTATCAATTTATATCAGCAGGATGATTGGGGCAATCAACCTGTCGGACGACCAAAAACAATCAACGATGAGTATCTCGCTCGCCTCAAAGAACTGGTGAGCCAGAGTCCGAAACAGTTTGGCTATCCGTTCGATCGCTGGACAGCCCACTGGCTACGAAAACATTTGCTACAAGAAACCGGAGTTGCTATTAGCGATCGACATATCAATCGATTGCTAAAACAAATGGGCTTGTCTACTCGCGCCCGGATTCACATGAGCCGATTCGGCATCACGATCGACAATTTGAATTCGTCTCAAGGTTAATCTGTCCTGAATCCTCCGCGTCTGGAGGGTTCACCCGTTTGATTCTCGCTTCTAACACGCCTTACGGAATTGTTCAAGGCATTTTGAAACTTGCAACGACTGGGAGATGGTCAGAACCTCCATCCGATCCAACGAATGCTTGAATGGGCTGTAGGTCGCCTGTGTGCCAAATATAATCTAGTCGTTGAACCGGAAGCCAGGGAATGCTGCTATTTATTAACGTATGCCCAATTCCCTGACCGCGCTCTTGAAAACTATCTTTTAACACCTTTCGGAGTTCATGATAAGTTTCAGAACTGTCCGTCATATTGCAATCACACAACATCAGAGTTGGCAAGGTTTGTTCTGGAATGTACTTCTTCAAGAACTCTGTTTCTGCGGCTCTTTTTGTGTATCGATCGATAGTCTCCACAACTAATCGATCAAGCGGAATATTATTTGGCGTAAGATGCGTCACTAATACATTAATGTGCTGATTTCCAGCATAAATCGTTGCTTGTAATCCTCGCTCGATCGGTGGACTAGATAACGGTTTGACAGCTTCAAGCGGCAACCGACTAAACAATGCAACGGTATGAAAGCGATCGACCGGATGAATCGCATGATAGGGATAAATCGGCGAAATTGCTTTCAATAAATTAGGAAGTTCTTTCGGTTGTAGCTCTTGTATCCCAATAACATCCACATCCATCGCCCTTATCATCTGAGTAACTTTGGGATAGTCCTGATTGCTCCATAGAAGATTGAACGACATTACCCTAAGCAGGGTGTCTCTTCGTGCAACAGTTGGAAAGTTTAACCTTGGTGGGAACAGCCCAACGAAGAGCAAACAGCCCAACATCAGCCCGATCAACAAACGCTTCCTTCGACTCCAAAACGCCAGTGGTAGAAGAACAACGATCGGTAAAAATAGATAAGGCGCAAATGTATTGAGCAGTGCTAACCACCAGAAGCGATCAAAAAAGAGCGATCGCAAACTCAACCAGAGCAAAAGGCTACCCAGGTAACTCCAGCCCAATACACCAATTGCAGATCGAAAGAAAGCGAACATCATTGCTCCTCATGTGAGGCTGCGATCGTAAATTGCACACTATGCATCGGTCTAGAACGTTACCTTGTCTCTTTATCAATTTCTTAAGTTACGCTTTAAATCAGTAAAGTTCCGAACTGCAAGAACGGCTGCATCGCCTGAGAATTGCTCAGGAAATCATTGAGTAATTCAGGCAAACGAAATCAGTTTTCATAAAGTTCTGCAACGGTACGGATCAGATGAGAATCGACGGCGAAATGGATGTTGGGGAACATTTTCGCGATCGCGTCTCCCTCAAGATCTCGCCACGGCAATCTTTTCGACCCTATTAAGCCCAACCTCAGCCGCTCTCATTTCTGTCGCAACCTTAATTCAGCCCGAATTCACCGAAGCCCTGCACGCCCAAATCTTTCACGAGCTTTTCTCTCAATAGGCAAGGGAAAGGACTCGATCGAGCCGAAATTCGGTTATCGTTCTGACCTACACCTTTAGACGGAGAATCCTGAAATATTTGTTAACATGCTTTACAAATCGAAATCATCTCTGTAATATGTAAAGTGTGGTTAACACCACATTAATCATTCCTTCAAACAGTAATTATCCAACCATGACAACCACCTTACAGAGACGCGAAAGCGCCAACCTGTGGGCGCAGTTCTGCAACTGGGTCACCTCCACCGAAAACCGCCTGTACGTAGGCTGGTTCGGCGTGTTGATGATCCCCACCTTGCTCGCTGCCACCATCTGCTACATCGTTGCCTTCATCGCAGCACCCCCCGTGGACATCGACGGCATCCGCGAACCCGTTGCAGGTTCGTTGATGTTCGGTAACAACATCATCTCCGGTGCAGTCGTTCCTTCATCGAACGCAATTGGCTTGCACTTCTACCCGATCTGGGAAGCAGCATCACTCGACGAGTGGCTGTACAACGGTGGACCTTACCAACTGGTCGTGTTCCACTTCCTCATCGGAGTCTTCTGCTACATGGGACGTGAATGGGAACTCTCCTACCGTCTCGGCATGCGTCCTTGGATCTGCGTTGCTTACTCTGCCCCTGTTGCAGCCGCAACCGCAGTCTTCTTGATCTACCCGATCGGACAAGGCTCGTTCTCCGATGGTATGCCCCTCGGAATCTCTGGAACCTTCAACTTCATGTTGGTGTTCCAAGCAGAGCACAACATCTTGATGCACCCCTTCCACATGCTCGGCGTAGCAGGTGTATTCGGCGGCAGCTTGTTCAGTGCAATGCACGGTTCGTTGGTCACCTCCTCGTTGGTTCGTGAAACCACCGAAGCAGAAAGCCAAAACTACGGCTACAAGTTCGGACAAGAAGAAGAGACCTACAACATCGTTGCAGCACACGGCTATTTCGGTCGGTTGATCTTCCAATACGCATCGTTCAACAACTCACGCGCATTGCACTTCTTCTTGGGAGCATGGCCCGTGGTTGGTATCTGGATGACCGCCTTGGGTGTGTCCACGATGGCATTCAACCTGAACGGATTCAACTTCAACCAATCGATCATCGACTCGCAAGGTCGTGTGGTCAGCACCTGGTCTGACGTGATCAACCGTGCGAACTTGGGTATGGAAGTGATGCACGAGCGGAACGCTCACAACTTCCCGCTCGACTTGGCGGCAGGTGAAGCGGCACCGGTTGCACTGAGTGCACCTGCAATCCACGGCTAATTCTCAACAGAACTAGCACAAAGCCCTCCACGACTGGGGGGCTTTTTCGCGTTTAAATCGCTTTGTAGAACTCTTGAACCCGTAACCAGACTCGATCGACTAAATCAGCCGCATCCGAATCGAACCATTCAATCTCCGAAACTGCCCGAAACCAAGTTCGCTGGCGTTTCGCAAACTGTCGAGTATGTAGTACTGTTAACCGCTCCGCTTCAGATAGTGAAATTTCACTCCGCAAATACTGCCGCATCTCTGCATATCCCAACGTATTTAACAGCGGTAACGCTTCCCCGTACTTTTCACATAGCGTTTTGACTTCCTCGACAAATCCCATTTCGAGCATTTGTCCAGTCCGTTTCGCGATCCGTTGTTCTAAGCGATCGCTATCCAATGCAAGATACAAAATCGGAAAATTCGGCGGCTCTTCTCCTTGCTGCTCTGAAATCGGGCGACCTGTGACGTAAAAAACTTCTAAGGCTCTAAGCGTTCGCACCTGATCATTAGCGTGAATTCGACTCGCTGCGATCGCGTCCACTTGCCGCAGCATTTCATAAAGTGTTTTTTGTCCCAATTGTTCAAGCTGCGATCGCAATTCCTGTTGAGGTGCGACTCTCGGAATTTTCATGCCACGAGCGATCGCTTTAATATATAGCCCAGTTCCACCTACGAGAAACTGAACGCCACCACGATCGAGAACTTCCTGCACTCTCATCTGATAATCCGCCACCGTCAGTGTTTCAGTCGGATCGCAGATGTCGATTAAAAAATGCGGTATGCGATTTTGCTCTTGGAGGGTTGGTTTTGCCGTTCCGATGGTAAACTCTCGGTACACTTGACGCGAATCGGCGCTGAGGATGATCGAACTCATACGATCGGCAAGTTCGATCGCTAATCCAGATTTTCCTGTTGCCGTCGCGCCACCGATTATAATAAGTACAGATGTATTGTTAAAGATTTTTGGTTCATTCTGGAAATTTTGAGTCAAAATAGACCGATCCATCCTACTTTCAAAATTCATCCGAAATTGCTCTAAAACCCCTTATAAGCCATTTGTGCTATAATTTTGGTAGAAATTGCCTTTTGAAGTTTAGTTTCGCTTCCAATTGCCCTAAAGAACGCTTCCTATGACGACAAACTACGATGCCCAACAGATCCAAGTCCTTGAAGGTCTTGAAGCGGTGCGGAAACGCCCCGGTATGTATATCGGTAGTACCGGACCTCGCGGCTTGCATCACCTTGTATACGAAGTAGTCGATAACTCGGTTGATGAAGCACTGGCGGGCTACTGTAAAGCGATCGACATTTCGATCAATGCGGATGGCTCTGTCACGGTTACCGATGACGGGCGTGGTATTCCCACCGGAATCGTTGCCAAGACTGGAAAGTCCGGTCTCGAAACCGTGCTAACAATCTTACACGCTGGCGGGAAGTTCGGCGGCGGTGGCTACAAGGTTTCTGGCGGTCTTCACGGGGTTGGTATTTCGGTTGTAAACGCGCTTTCAGAATGGGTCGAAGTCACCGTCTGGCGCGATAAGCAAGTTCATCTGATGCGATTCGAGCGCGGTGTTCCGATCGGTGAATTGCAGGTGAAGCCCTATCCTCATGCGAGAACGGGAACCTCAGTCACATTTTTGCCGGACAACACGATTTTTACAGAAACGACGCAGTTCGATTACACGACGCTTTCTGGACGCTTGAGAGAATTGGCGTACCTGAATGGCGGCGTGAGAATTACATTTAGCGATCGTCGTCCTGATTTAGAGCGCGAAGAAACCTATTTCTACGAAGGCGGCATCCGCGAATACATTTCCTACATGAATCGCGAGAAGCAACCGCTCCATGAAGAAGTGATCTTTGTGCAGGGTGAGCGCAGCAATATTCAAGTTGAAGTTGCGCTGCAATGGTGTTCTGATGCGTATAACGACAATATCATTGGATTTGCGAACAATATTCGTACCGTTGACGGTGGAACGCACTTAGAAGGATTGAAAGCGGTTCTGACGCGGACGCTCAATACGATCGCTCGTAAGCGCAACAAGATTAAAGAAAACGAATCGAACCTTGCAGGTGAGAACATTCGGGAAGGCTTAACGGCTGTGATCTCGGTGAAAGTGCCTGATCCAGAATTTGAAGGTCAAACCAAGACGAAGCTTGGAAACACTGAAGTTCGCGGAATCGTTGATTCGCTTGTGGGTGAAGTGCTGACTGAATATCTCGAATTTCGTCCGAATGTTTCGGATGC contains:
- the psbA gene encoding photosystem II q(b) protein, coding for MTTTLQRRESANLWAQFCNWVTSTENRLYVGWFGVLMIPTLLAATICYIVAFIAAPPVDIDGIREPVAGSLMFGNNIISGAVVPSSNAIGLHFYPIWEAASLDEWLYNGGPYQLVVFHFLIGVFCYMGREWELSYRLGMRPWICVAYSAPVAAATAVFLIYPIGQGSFSDGMPLGISGTFNFMLVFQAEHNILMHPFHMLGVAGVFGGSLFSAMHGSLVTSSLVRETTEAESQNYGYKFGQEEETYNIVAAHGYFGRLIFQYASFNNSRALHFFLGAWPVVGIWMTALGVSTMAFNLNGFNFNQSIIDSQGRVVSTWSDVINRANLGMEVMHERNAHNFPLDLAAGEAAPVALSAPAIHG
- the miaA gene encoding tRNA (adenosine(37)-N6)-dimethylallyltransferase MiaA; translation: MDRSILTQNFQNEPKIFNNTSVLIIIGGATATGKSGLAIELADRMSSIILSADSRQVYREFTIGTAKPTLQEQNRIPHFLIDICDPTETLTVADYQMRVQEVLDRGGVQFLVGGTGLYIKAIARGMKIPRVAPQQELRSQLEQLGQKTLYEMLRQVDAIAASRIHANDQVRTLRALEVFYVTGRPISEQQGEEPPNFPILYLALDSDRLEQRIAKRTGQMLEMGFVEEVKTLCEKYGEALPLLNTLGYAEMRQYLRSEISLSEAERLTVLHTRQFAKRQRTWFRAVSEIEWFDSDAADLVDRVWLRVQEFYKAI
- the gyrB gene encoding DNA topoisomerase (ATP-hydrolyzing) subunit B translates to MTTNYDAQQIQVLEGLEAVRKRPGMYIGSTGPRGLHHLVYEVVDNSVDEALAGYCKAIDISINADGSVTVTDDGRGIPTGIVAKTGKSGLETVLTILHAGGKFGGGGYKVSGGLHGVGISVVNALSEWVEVTVWRDKQVHLMRFERGVPIGELQVKPYPHARTGTSVTFLPDNTIFTETTQFDYTTLSGRLRELAYLNGGVRITFSDRRPDLEREETYFYEGGIREYISYMNREKQPLHEEVIFVQGERSNIQVEVALQWCSDAYNDNIIGFANNIRTVDGGTHLEGLKAVLTRTLNTIARKRNKIKENESNLAGENIREGLTAVISVKVPDPEFEGQTKTKLGNTEVRGIVDSLVGEVLTEYLEFRPNVSDAIIEKAVQAFKAAEAARHAREMVRRKSVLESSTLPGKLADCASRDPSESEIYIVEGDSAGGSAKQGRDRRFQAILPLRGKILNIEKTDDAKIYKNTEIQALITALGLGIKGEEFDVSQLRYHRIIIMTDADVDGAHIRTLLLTFFYRYQRMMVDQGYVYIACPPLYKVERGRNHYYCYSERDLQERLSTFPDNASYHIQRFKGLGEMMPQQLWDTTMNPETRTLKRVEIEDAAEADRVFTVLMGDRVAPRREFIETYGSKLNLTDLDI